A stretch of the Xiphias gladius isolate SHS-SW01 ecotype Sanya breed wild chromosome 19, ASM1685928v1, whole genome shotgun sequence genome encodes the following:
- the nr2f1a gene encoding nuclear receptor subfamily 2 group F member 1-A isoform X2 yields the protein MAMVVSVWRDPQEDVAGGPPSGPNPAAQPAREQQQAASAAPHTPQTPSQPGPPSTPGTAGDKGSQNSGQSQQHIECVVCGDKSSGKHYGQFTCEGCKSFFKRSVRRNLTYSCRANRNCPIDQHHRNQCQYCRLKKCLKVGMRREVQRGRMPPTQPNPGQYALTNGDPLNGHCYLSGYISLLLRAEPYPTSRYGSQCMQPNNIMGIENICELAARLLFSAVEWARNIPFFPDLQITDQVSLLRLTWSELFVLNAAQCSMPLHVAPLLAAAGLHASPMSADRVVAFMDHIRIFQEQVEKLKTLHVDSAEYSCLKAIVLFTSDACGLSDAAHIESLQEKSQCALEEYVRSQYPNQPSRFGKLLLRLPSLRTVSSSVIEQLFFVRLVGKTPIETLIRDMLLSGSSFNWPYMSIQ from the exons ATGGCAATGGTAGTTAGCGTCTGGCGAGATCCGCAGGAAGACGTGGCCGGAGGACCTCCGAGCGGCCCCAACCCAGCAGCGCAGCCGGcgagggagcagcagcaggcggcGTCGGCGGCGCCGCACACTCCGCAGACCCCCAGCCAGCCGGGACCCCCGTCCACACCGGGGACCGCCGGGGACAAAGGGAGTCAAAATTCTGGACAGAGTCAGCAGCATATTGAATGTGTGGTTTGCGGAGACAAATCGAGCGGCAAACACTACGGCCAGTTCACCTGCGAGGGATGCAAAAGTTTCTTCAAGAGGAGTGTACGGAGGAACTTAACATACTCATGTCGTGCCAATAGGAACTGTCCCATTGACCAGCACCACCGAAATCAGTGCCAATACTGCCGGCTGAAGAAGTGTTTAAAAGTGGGAATGCGGCGGGAag TTCAGCGAGGACGAATGCCTCCAACCCAGCCCAACCCAGGCCAGTACGCGCTGACGAACGGGGACCCTCTGAACGGCCATTGCTATCTGTCCGGATACATCTCGTTATTGCTGCGGGCCGAGCCTTACCCGACGTCCCGGTACGGGAGCCAGTGCATGCAGCCCAACAATATCATGGGCATCGAGAACATCTGCGAGCTGGCGGCTCGTTTGCTCTTCAGCGCCGTGGAGTGGGCGAGAAACATCCCTTTCTTTCCCGACCTGCAGATCACCGACCAGGTGTCCCTTCTCAGGCTGACGTGGAGCGAGTTGTTTGTGCTTAACGCGGCCCAGTGCTCCATGCCTCTGCATGTGGCCCCTCTGCTCGCCGCGGCGGGCCTCCACGCCTCCCCGATGTCCGCGGACCGCGTAGTGGCTTTCATGGATCACATCCGGATCTTCCAGGAGCAAGTGGAGAAGCTTAAGACCCTGCACGTAGACTCGGCAGAGTACAGCTGCCTCAAGGCCATCGTGCTTTTCACATCAG ACGCTTGCGGCCTGTCGGACGCTGCCCACATCGAGAGCCTACAGGAGAAATCCCAGTGCGCCCTGGAGGAGTACGTGAGGAGCCAGTACCCGAACCAGCCCAGCCGCTTTGGGAAGCTCCTGCTGCGGCTGCCCTCCCTGCGCACCGTCTCCTCGTCGGTAATCGAGCAGCTGTTCTTCGTCCGCTTGGTAGGTAAAACTCCTATTGAAACCCTCATCAGGGATATGCTATTATCCGGGAGCAGCTTCAACTGGCCTTACATGTCCATCCAATGA
- the nr2f1a gene encoding nuclear receptor subfamily 2 group F member 1-A isoform X1, with amino-acid sequence MAMVVSVWRDPQEDVAGGPPSGPNPAAQPAREQQQAASAAPHTPQTPSQPGPPSTPGTAGDKGSQNSGQSQQHIECVVCGDKSSGKHYGQFTCEGCKSFFKRSVRRNLTYSCRANRNCPIDQHHRNQCQYCRLKKCLKVGMRREAVQRGRMPPTQPNPGQYALTNGDPLNGHCYLSGYISLLLRAEPYPTSRYGSQCMQPNNIMGIENICELAARLLFSAVEWARNIPFFPDLQITDQVSLLRLTWSELFVLNAAQCSMPLHVAPLLAAAGLHASPMSADRVVAFMDHIRIFQEQVEKLKTLHVDSAEYSCLKAIVLFTSDACGLSDAAHIESLQEKSQCALEEYVRSQYPNQPSRFGKLLLRLPSLRTVSSSVIEQLFFVRLVGKTPIETLIRDMLLSGSSFNWPYMSIQ; translated from the exons ATGGCAATGGTAGTTAGCGTCTGGCGAGATCCGCAGGAAGACGTGGCCGGAGGACCTCCGAGCGGCCCCAACCCAGCAGCGCAGCCGGcgagggagcagcagcaggcggcGTCGGCGGCGCCGCACACTCCGCAGACCCCCAGCCAGCCGGGACCCCCGTCCACACCGGGGACCGCCGGGGACAAAGGGAGTCAAAATTCTGGACAGAGTCAGCAGCATATTGAATGTGTGGTTTGCGGAGACAAATCGAGCGGCAAACACTACGGCCAGTTCACCTGCGAGGGATGCAAAAGTTTCTTCAAGAGGAGTGTACGGAGGAACTTAACATACTCATGTCGTGCCAATAGGAACTGTCCCATTGACCAGCACCACCGAAATCAGTGCCAATACTGCCGGCTGAAGAAGTGTTTAAAAGTGGGAATGCGGCGGGAag cgGTTCAGCGAGGACGAATGCCTCCAACCCAGCCCAACCCAGGCCAGTACGCGCTGACGAACGGGGACCCTCTGAACGGCCATTGCTATCTGTCCGGATACATCTCGTTATTGCTGCGGGCCGAGCCTTACCCGACGTCCCGGTACGGGAGCCAGTGCATGCAGCCCAACAATATCATGGGCATCGAGAACATCTGCGAGCTGGCGGCTCGTTTGCTCTTCAGCGCCGTGGAGTGGGCGAGAAACATCCCTTTCTTTCCCGACCTGCAGATCACCGACCAGGTGTCCCTTCTCAGGCTGACGTGGAGCGAGTTGTTTGTGCTTAACGCGGCCCAGTGCTCCATGCCTCTGCATGTGGCCCCTCTGCTCGCCGCGGCGGGCCTCCACGCCTCCCCGATGTCCGCGGACCGCGTAGTGGCTTTCATGGATCACATCCGGATCTTCCAGGAGCAAGTGGAGAAGCTTAAGACCCTGCACGTAGACTCGGCAGAGTACAGCTGCCTCAAGGCCATCGTGCTTTTCACATCAG ACGCTTGCGGCCTGTCGGACGCTGCCCACATCGAGAGCCTACAGGAGAAATCCCAGTGCGCCCTGGAGGAGTACGTGAGGAGCCAGTACCCGAACCAGCCCAGCCGCTTTGGGAAGCTCCTGCTGCGGCTGCCCTCCCTGCGCACCGTCTCCTCGTCGGTAATCGAGCAGCTGTTCTTCGTCCGCTTGGTAGGTAAAACTCCTATTGAAACCCTCATCAGGGATATGCTATTATCCGGGAGCAGCTTCAACTGGCCTTACATGTCCATCCAATGA